GACCCACGAGGTGGCCGTCGGCGCGAATTACGAGCGGACGACCTTCCGCCACCGCGCGGCCAATCCGGTCGGCAGCTGGTCGGTGACGCAGAACATCTTCTCGCCCGACGCCTCGGCGGCCGAGCCGGCTTGGCGGGACTGGCAGAAGGACACCAAGACCACCACCGACAGCTGGGGCACCTACGGCGTCCTGCGCCTGAAGCTGGCCGAGCCGCTGAAGCTGATCGTCGGCGGGCGGATGAACTGGTGGCAGACCAAGGTCGATGCCGACGCCCTGGCCGGCACCGCGGAAAGCAGCGCGTCCGTCCGCGGCAAGGTCACGCCCTATGCCGGCCTCGTCTATGACGTCAACTCCACCTATGCCCTCTACACCAGCGTCTCCCAGGTGTACGAGCCGCAATCCTACGTCGATGCGTCCGGCAAGGTGCTGGAACCGCTGAAGGGCCGCCAGTATGAGGCCGGCATCAAGGCCGATTACTTCGGCGGCCGCCTGCACGCCACCGCCTCCGTCTTCCACATCGAGGAGGAGAACCGGCCGCAGTCCGACCCGCGCTTCCCCAACCAATCCATCTACGTCTCCGGCGGCAAGGCGCAGAGCCGCGGCTTCGAGCTGGATGTCTCCGGCGAGGTCCTGCCGGGCTGGGACGTCTATGCCGGCTACACCTTCACCCGTGCCAAGAGCCTGGACAGCAGCGCCAACGCGGCGAGCGCCTTCACCGCCATCGCGCCGATGCATCAGGTGAAGCTGTGGACCAACTACCGACTGCCGGAATCCATCGACGACCGGCTGAGCGTCGGCGGCGGCGTCACCGCCCAGACGTCGATGTACAACGAGTTCCCGTCGCTGAACTACGCCCGCCTGACCCAGGGCGGCTATGCGACGGTGGACGCCCGCGTCGCCTATGACGTAACGGAAAAGGTGACGGCGGCGGTCAACGTCAAGAACCTGTTCGACCGCAGCTATTACCAGCGCGTCGGCACGCCGCAGTCCGGCAACATCTACGGTGAGCCGCGCACCGTGCTGCTGACCCTGCGGGCGAAGCTGTGACGGAGGCGAAGGCCCTGCGGCAGCGGACCGTTGCCGGCAATGGTCCGAAGCGGAGGCCATCGCGCCTCCGCACCGCCGCGCGGGTGACGGCGGCGGTCTTCGGCGCCTATGGCTTCGCCTGGGGCATCGCCGCCTTCGGGGCGGAACTCGGGACGCTGGCCGGCATGGCCCCGGCCGAGGCGGTGACCGCGGCCAGCCTGCTCGCCCTCCTTGTCCTGCCGGCGGTGTCGCTGTGGGCCTTCGCGGTGCCGCGGGCCGGCGTCGGCTGGGCGGTGCTGGGCGGCGGAGCGGTCGTGATGATCGCCGCGTCGCGGCTTGTCGGGATCACGGCGCCATGACGGCGGGAAAGCGCAAGCTGATCAGCCCGGCGCTGCGCGCCGCGATGCTGTGGCCGCACACCTGGGCGGGGGTGACGCTCGGCGGGCTGCTGATGCTGGTCTTCTTCATGGGCTCGCTGGCGGTCTTTGCCTCCGAGATCGACCGCTGGATGATGCCGGACACCCGGATCGGCGCGGCGGAGGCGCCGGAGGCGGCGATCTCCCTTGACCGGACGGTGGTGCCGCTGGTGGAGCGGCTCGCCGCCGGACGGGCTGTCCGCGACTGGTATGTGCAGCTGCCGGACGAGCGGCGCCCGGTGATGGCCCTGCGGGTGCGCACGGAAAGCGGCGCTGCCGGCGGCATGGCGACCGCCGGCGGCAGGCTGCTGCCGCCGGTGGGAACGCTGGGCGCCAGTTCCTTCTTCTACCCGCTCCATTACAGCCTGCACCTGCGGGCGGGATTCGTCGGCTATTGGATCGTGTCCTTCGCGTCGGTGGCGATGCTGGCCGGGCTGATCTCCGGCGTCATCATCCATGCGCGGATCTTCAAGGACTTCTTCACCTTTCGCAGCTGGGGCCAGCTTCGCCGCTCGCTGCTCGACCTGCACAACCTGACCGGGGTGCTGGTGCTGCCCTTCCATTTGATGATTACTTTCACCGGGATCGTCATCATCCTGCCGATCGTGCTGCCGGCAGGCGTCCAGGCGCTCTATGGCGGGGACGTGCAGCGCTTCTACGACGACGCGCTCGGCAATTACAACCGGCCGCGCGCCGGCACCCCGGCGCCGGCGGCAC
The Azospirillum sp. TSA2s DNA segment above includes these coding regions:
- a CDS encoding iron uptake protein → MTEAKALRQRTVAGNGPKRRPSRLRTAARVTAAVFGAYGFAWGIAAFGAELGTLAGMAPAEAVTAASLLALLVLPAVSLWAFAVPRAGVGWAVLGGGAVVMIAASRLVGITAP